The proteins below are encoded in one region of Solenopsis invicta isolate M01_SB chromosome 8, UNIL_Sinv_3.0, whole genome shotgun sequence:
- the LOC105207987 gene encoding cap-specific mRNA (nucleoside-2'-O-)-methyltransferase 1 isoform X2 codes for MDPDPNESFFIYDQESEFDKMESHPDESDFIYQRESKKRKLNSREAIGVTASPEDNYNEENEAVYNADVDSSENSVSQKVQHMMKRMGYKPGKGLGKDDQGRAEPIEAAKQHGRRGFGHTVPGLKEASCKWNPDDEKIQVIEDIEWLQNIGSGTPLVEDMSDWMKLGQKKYSIDDENLFCNPTILSQVVSSKSILDGLDNMEIRKARTRANPFETIRNGHFLNRAAVKMANIDRACDFMFTDPKNMDANELLFFADVCAGPGGFSEYVLSRKKWHAKGFGFTLKSSNDFTLDEFFAGPCETFHPFYGPKGDGDVYNPQNQEAFQALIKKHTDNKGVHFMMSDGGFSVEGQENIQEILSKQLYLCQCLVALMIVRPDGHFVTKLFDLFTPFSVGLIYLMYKCFDSISIFKPNSSRPANSERYLICKRKRLNTQGIVDYLTHVNDLLLTRDDSNDVIELVPLDVLEADRKFINYIRNSNNILGEKQIISLQKIAAFCEDTMLVERQQAIMKEECLKYWKLPIQTRVRPPLSKPTDKAQEILGEDLRLLRCEATKLKSDNVRSTIFNQLYDWYCMPCGSSPYVEIDKQATFYLGLGRRKVYRYLRGSWESVGDAKIELPPNTLVYAELVYESKWMGKYFSKTRALHILDAYMLGGEDVSKLYLSQRYKLTEKFCNALWKPSPNDYICIRAKPRFLLAPDIQKKLQVIQQQSVKIPIAFKFDKNSMECENETNKQEPIYSAFNTVIFIRSIAQPWARHISKRTGEFYVYNVGTKQTEYEIRNGMNNRPREAEANFARAFDQRVIWNWPHDNTLNMDALVQMLNPSKSSSKVTCT; via the exons ATGGATCCCGATCCTAacgaaagtttttttatttatgatcaGGAGAGTGAATTCGATAAAATGGAGTCTCATCCTGACGAAAGTGATTTTATTTACCAACGCgagagtaaaaaaagaaaactgaatAGTAGAGAGGCAATAGGTGTTACTGCATCTCCAGAAGACAATTATAACGAAGAAAATGAAGCAGTGTACAATGCAGATGTTGACAGCAGCGAAAATAGTGTGTCCCAGAAAGTTCAACACATGATGAAAAGAATGGGATACAAGCCGGGTAAAGGTCTTGGAAAGGATGACCAGGGTCGTGCAGAACCGATAGAAGCAGCTAAGCAACATGGTCGAAGAGGATTTGGACATACTGTGCCAGGTCTTAAGGAAGCGAGTTGCAAGTGGAATCCTGATGATGAGAAAATACAAGTTATCGAAGACATCGAATGGTTGCAAAACATAGGTTCTGGTACGCCTCTGGTTGAAGATATGTCGGACTGGATGAAGTTGGGGCAAAAAAAATACAGTATAGACGATGAGAACCTGTTTTGCAATCCAACTATTCTGAGTCAAGTTGTTTCTTCTAAGTCCATCCTTGATGGATTGGATAACATGGAAATACGCAAAGCGAGAACTCGGGCAAATCCATTTGAAACGATCCGTAACGGGCACTTTTTGAATCGTGCAGCTGTAAAGATGGCGAATATAGACAGAGCGTGCGATTTTATGTTCACTGATCCAAAAAATATGGACGCTAACGAATTGCTGTTCTTTGCGGATGTGTGCGCTGGGCCAGGTGGTTTCAGCGAATACGTTTTATCCAGGAAGAAGTGGCATGCCAAGGGATTTGGATTCACCTTGAAGAGCAGCAATGATTTTACATTGGATGAGTTTTTTGCTGGCCCATGTGAAACTTTTCATCCATTTTATGGACCCAAGGGCGATGGAGATGTATATAATCCGCAGAATCAGGAGGCATTTCAAGCACTGATTAAGAAACATACCGACAATAAAGGTGTACACTTCATGATGTCAGATGGCGGATTCTCGGTGGAAGGACAGGAAAACATTCAAGAGATTCTGTCAAAGCAGTTGTACCTATGCCAGTGTTTAGTGGCCCTTATGATTGTGAGACCGGATGGACATTTCGTTACAAAACTGTTCGATCTGTTTACACCTTTTAGTGTCGGGCTCATTTACCTGATGTACAAGTGTTTCGACAGTATTTCCATTTTCAAGCCCAATAGTTCCAGACCAGCCAATTCTGAACGATACTTAATATGCAAAAGAAAGAGGCTCAACACGCAAGGGATAGTAGATTATCTCACTCACGTTAACGATTTGCTTTTGACGCGAGACGATAGCAACGACGTGATTGAATTAGTACCTCTCGACGTGTTAGAGGCGGACAGGaagtttataaattacataagaaaCTCTAACAATATTTTAGGAGAAAAACAGATAATAAGTCTTCAAAAAATTGCTGCATTTTGTGAAGACACAATGTTGGTCGAACGTCAGCAAGCAATTATGAAGGAGGAGTGTCTCAAGTATTGGAAGCTGCCGATCCAAACTAGAGTGAGGCCTCCCTTGTCGAAGCCAACAGACAAGGCGCAGGAGATTCTGGGTGAGGATCTGCGGCTGCTCAGATGTGAAGCGACGAAATTGAAGAGTGACAACGTACGGAGTACAATATTCAATCAGCTGTACGATTGGTACTGCATGCCGTGCGGTTCAAGCCCGTACGTCGAGATAGATAAGCAGGCAACATTTTACCTAGGCTTAGGAAGAAGAAAGGTATACAGATATCTGAGAGGTAGCTGGGAATCTGTAGGGGACGCGAAGATCGAACTACCACCCAATACTCTCGTATACGCTGAGCTGGTGTATGAATCAAAGTGGATGGGCAAATACTTCTCAAAAACACGCGCGTTACATATTTTGGATGCTTATATGCTCGGTGGAGAAGATGTAAGCAAGCTGTACTTATCTCAGAG ATATAAACTGACAGAGAAATTTTGCAACGCACTGTGGAAGCCGAGTCCCAACGATTACATTTGCATTCGTGCAAAACCAAGATTCTTACTAGCGCCAGATATACAGAAGAAATTGCAAGTAATACAGCAACAATCAGTGAAAATACCTATCGCATTCAAGTTCGACAAAAATTCTATGGAATGCGAGAACGAGACTAATAAGCAGGAACCGATATACTCGGCATTCAACACCGTGATATTTATACGAAGTATCGCTCAGCCGTGGGCACGTCACATTAGTAAGAGGACTGGCGAATTTTACGTTTATAATGTAGGTACCAAACAAACCGAATATGAAATTCGAAATGGAATGAACAATAGGCCACGCGAAGCCGAGGCTAATTTCGCCCGAGCGTTTGATCAGCGAGTTATCTGGAATTGGCCTCATGATAATACGCTTAATATGGATGCTCTAGTTCAAATGCTAAATCCATCCAAAAGTAGTAGTAAAGTTACATGTACATAG
- the LOC105207985 gene encoding eukaryotic translation initiation factor 3 subunit E isoform X2: MAKFDLTSRIGQYLDRHLVFPLLEFLSAKQIYDEDELLHAKLDILSKTNMIDYTIDIRKQLYPNVEVPEEIKSRRADVLQELSVLQNNVSVVLALMNNEEVMKKMENMRDSKALNNYLTQESDFRVEMMDSFVKLAKYRYECGNYSVSTSYLYFYMLIMSPTDKNYLNVLWGKLASEILVQNWETALEDVNKLREYIDSNVIGNSLQVLQQRTWLIHWSLFVFFNHVKGRDLIIEMFLYRPHYLNAIQTMCPHILRYLAAAVIVNRSRRSILKDLVKVIQQESYTYRDPITEFLEHLYVNFDFDGARQKLQECQTVVFNDFFLIALLNEFVENARLMIFETFCRIHQCISIQMLAEKLNMKADVAECWIVNLIRNARLDAKIDSKLGHVVMGGQPASPYQQLVEKIETLSVRSEALENLIERKLKAKNQDPVSIVWN; the protein is encoded by the exons ATGGCGAAATTCGACTTAACGTCTCGCATAGGTCAATACCTGGACCGCCACTTGGTGTTTCCTCTGCTGGAGTTTCTGTCGGCGAAACAG ATTTATGACGAGGACGAGCTGCTACACGCGAAACTCGACATCCTCAGCAAGACGAACATGATCGACTACACCATCGACATTAGGAAGCAGCTTTATCCTAACGTGGAAGTGCCGGAG GAAATCAAATCCAGACGCGCTGATGTGTTACAAGAGCTTAGCGTACTCCAGAATAATGTCTCTGTAGTCTTGGCTCTTATGAATAATGAGGAAGTTATGAAGAAGATGGAAAACATGCGCGATTCCAAAGCACTTAATAATTACCTCACTCAAGAATCAGAT TTTAGGGTAGAGATGATGGACAGCTTTGTGAAACTGGCTAAGTACCGCTACGAGTGTGGCAATTATTCTGTTTCTACGTCATATTTATACTTCTATATGCTGATCATGTCCCCTACAGATAAG aattatttaaatgttttatggGGAAAATTGGCATCGGAAATTCTTGTACAAAATTGGGAAACAGCATTAGAGGACGTAAATAAGTTGCGAGAATATATCGACAGTAATGTTATCGGCAATTCGCTGCAGGTATTACAACAACGTACATGGCTTATTCACTGGAGTCTATTTGTGTTCTTTAATCATGTAAAAGGAAGAGATCTCATTATCGAGATGTTCCTTTATCGACCGCA TTATTTAAATGCTATTCAAACCATGTGTCCGCATATACTTCGTTATCTGGCTGCAGCAGTTATCGTTAATCGTTCCAGGCGGTCTATTCTGAAGGATCTTGTAAAAGTGATACAGCAG gAATCTTACACTTATCGAGATCCCATTACGGAGTTTCTGGAACATTTGTACGTTAATTTTGACTTTGATGGGGCTCGGCAGAAGTTGCAAGAATGCCAGACTGTCGTCTTCAACGACTTCTTCCTAATCGCTTTACTGAATGAATTTGTAGAGAATGCAAGATTGATGATTTTCGAAACATTCTGCAGAATTCATCAATGCATCAGTATCca aatGCTTGCGGAGAAACTGAATATGAAGGCGGATGTTGCGGAGTGCTGGATTGTGAACTTGATCCGTAATGCACGTTTGGACGCTAAAATCGACAGCAAGTTGGGACACGTAGTAATGGGAGGACAGCCGGCGTCCCCGTATCAACAACTGGTTGAGAAGATTGAAACTTTGAGTGTACGAAGCGAGGCATTAGAGAACCTTATTGAGAGAAAACTAAAGGCGAAGAATCAAGACCCAGTAAGTATAGTGTGGAACTAA
- the LOC105207987 gene encoding cap-specific mRNA (nucleoside-2'-O-)-methyltransferase 1 isoform X1 — protein sequence MLGSSILGSILFIILGSVRLIFASFMGPTSTIVNIESEFDKMESHPDESDFIYQRESKKRKLNSREAIGVTASPEDNYNEENEAVYNADVDSSENSVSQKVQHMMKRMGYKPGKGLGKDDQGRAEPIEAAKQHGRRGFGHTVPGLKEASCKWNPDDEKIQVIEDIEWLQNIGSGTPLVEDMSDWMKLGQKKYSIDDENLFCNPTILSQVVSSKSILDGLDNMEIRKARTRANPFETIRNGHFLNRAAVKMANIDRACDFMFTDPKNMDANELLFFADVCAGPGGFSEYVLSRKKWHAKGFGFTLKSSNDFTLDEFFAGPCETFHPFYGPKGDGDVYNPQNQEAFQALIKKHTDNKGVHFMMSDGGFSVEGQENIQEILSKQLYLCQCLVALMIVRPDGHFVTKLFDLFTPFSVGLIYLMYKCFDSISIFKPNSSRPANSERYLICKRKRLNTQGIVDYLTHVNDLLLTRDDSNDVIELVPLDVLEADRKFINYIRNSNNILGEKQIISLQKIAAFCEDTMLVERQQAIMKEECLKYWKLPIQTRVRPPLSKPTDKAQEILGEDLRLLRCEATKLKSDNVRSTIFNQLYDWYCMPCGSSPYVEIDKQATFYLGLGRRKVYRYLRGSWESVGDAKIELPPNTLVYAELVYESKWMGKYFSKTRALHILDAYMLGGEDVSKLYLSQRYKLTEKFCNALWKPSPNDYICIRAKPRFLLAPDIQKKLQVIQQQSVKIPIAFKFDKNSMECENETNKQEPIYSAFNTVIFIRSIAQPWARHISKRTGEFYVYNVGTKQTEYEIRNGMNNRPREAEANFARAFDQRVIWNWPHDNTLNMDALVQMLNPSKSSSKVTCT from the exons AT GTTAGGAAGTTCGATCTTGGGTAGTATACTTTTCATAATATTAGGAAGTGTGCGATTGATATTTGCATCGTTTATGGGTCCAACCTCTACGATAGTGAATATA GAGAGTGAATTCGATAAAATGGAGTCTCATCCTGACGAAAGTGATTTTATTTACCAACGCgagagtaaaaaaagaaaactgaatAGTAGAGAGGCAATAGGTGTTACTGCATCTCCAGAAGACAATTATAACGAAGAAAATGAAGCAGTGTACAATGCAGATGTTGACAGCAGCGAAAATAGTGTGTCCCAGAAAGTTCAACACATGATGAAAAGAATGGGATACAAGCCGGGTAAAGGTCTTGGAAAGGATGACCAGGGTCGTGCAGAACCGATAGAAGCAGCTAAGCAACATGGTCGAAGAGGATTTGGACATACTGTGCCAGGTCTTAAGGAAGCGAGTTGCAAGTGGAATCCTGATGATGAGAAAATACAAGTTATCGAAGACATCGAATGGTTGCAAAACATAGGTTCTGGTACGCCTCTGGTTGAAGATATGTCGGACTGGATGAAGTTGGGGCAAAAAAAATACAGTATAGACGATGAGAACCTGTTTTGCAATCCAACTATTCTGAGTCAAGTTGTTTCTTCTAAGTCCATCCTTGATGGATTGGATAACATGGAAATACGCAAAGCGAGAACTCGGGCAAATCCATTTGAAACGATCCGTAACGGGCACTTTTTGAATCGTGCAGCTGTAAAGATGGCGAATATAGACAGAGCGTGCGATTTTATGTTCACTGATCCAAAAAATATGGACGCTAACGAATTGCTGTTCTTTGCGGATGTGTGCGCTGGGCCAGGTGGTTTCAGCGAATACGTTTTATCCAGGAAGAAGTGGCATGCCAAGGGATTTGGATTCACCTTGAAGAGCAGCAATGATTTTACATTGGATGAGTTTTTTGCTGGCCCATGTGAAACTTTTCATCCATTTTATGGACCCAAGGGCGATGGAGATGTATATAATCCGCAGAATCAGGAGGCATTTCAAGCACTGATTAAGAAACATACCGACAATAAAGGTGTACACTTCATGATGTCAGATGGCGGATTCTCGGTGGAAGGACAGGAAAACATTCAAGAGATTCTGTCAAAGCAGTTGTACCTATGCCAGTGTTTAGTGGCCCTTATGATTGTGAGACCGGATGGACATTTCGTTACAAAACTGTTCGATCTGTTTACACCTTTTAGTGTCGGGCTCATTTACCTGATGTACAAGTGTTTCGACAGTATTTCCATTTTCAAGCCCAATAGTTCCAGACCAGCCAATTCTGAACGATACTTAATATGCAAAAGAAAGAGGCTCAACACGCAAGGGATAGTAGATTATCTCACTCACGTTAACGATTTGCTTTTGACGCGAGACGATAGCAACGACGTGATTGAATTAGTACCTCTCGACGTGTTAGAGGCGGACAGGaagtttataaattacataagaaaCTCTAACAATATTTTAGGAGAAAAACAGATAATAAGTCTTCAAAAAATTGCTGCATTTTGTGAAGACACAATGTTGGTCGAACGTCAGCAAGCAATTATGAAGGAGGAGTGTCTCAAGTATTGGAAGCTGCCGATCCAAACTAGAGTGAGGCCTCCCTTGTCGAAGCCAACAGACAAGGCGCAGGAGATTCTGGGTGAGGATCTGCGGCTGCTCAGATGTGAAGCGACGAAATTGAAGAGTGACAACGTACGGAGTACAATATTCAATCAGCTGTACGATTGGTACTGCATGCCGTGCGGTTCAAGCCCGTACGTCGAGATAGATAAGCAGGCAACATTTTACCTAGGCTTAGGAAGAAGAAAGGTATACAGATATCTGAGAGGTAGCTGGGAATCTGTAGGGGACGCGAAGATCGAACTACCACCCAATACTCTCGTATACGCTGAGCTGGTGTATGAATCAAAGTGGATGGGCAAATACTTCTCAAAAACACGCGCGTTACATATTTTGGATGCTTATATGCTCGGTGGAGAAGATGTAAGCAAGCTGTACTTATCTCAGAG ATATAAACTGACAGAGAAATTTTGCAACGCACTGTGGAAGCCGAGTCCCAACGATTACATTTGCATTCGTGCAAAACCAAGATTCTTACTAGCGCCAGATATACAGAAGAAATTGCAAGTAATACAGCAACAATCAGTGAAAATACCTATCGCATTCAAGTTCGACAAAAATTCTATGGAATGCGAGAACGAGACTAATAAGCAGGAACCGATATACTCGGCATTCAACACCGTGATATTTATACGAAGTATCGCTCAGCCGTGGGCACGTCACATTAGTAAGAGGACTGGCGAATTTTACGTTTATAATGTAGGTACCAAACAAACCGAATATGAAATTCGAAATGGAATGAACAATAGGCCACGCGAAGCCGAGGCTAATTTCGCCCGAGCGTTTGATCAGCGAGTTATCTGGAATTGGCCTCATGATAATACGCTTAATATGGATGCTCTAGTTCAAATGCTAAATCCATCCAAAAGTAGTAGTAAAGTTACATGTACATAG
- the LOC105207986 gene encoding zinc finger CCCH domain-containing protein 15 homolog, producing MPPKKAPAPSKKAEQKKKEKVIEDKTFGIKNKKGAKQQKFIQQVEKQVKTGGVNPRKLEDPNTKKLEKEKKLKEQKELALIFKPVQAQKIDKGTDPKSVVCAFFKQGQCTKGDKCKFSHDLSIERKAEKRSLYCDMRDDDDKEMDTMDKWDEDKLKEVVEKKHGSGNRPTTDIICKHFLEAVEKSKYGWFWECPSGQKCIYRHALPPGFVLKKDKKKEDKKDEISLEDLIETERANLGPNQTKITLETFLAWKKRKLKEKQEQAIKDEEKKRSDYKAGRQVGISGREMFYFNPELAAGDGIDEGDEAISSYAREEDDSEDVEYRELDDRLAFEASEIDTNGITVATVDRLKASNVTDNNKDTTVTVDEGAVAVAINENLFVEEDLEGLEEELGDLDLEE from the exons ATGCCACCGAAAAAGGCGCCGGCGCCGAGTAAAAAAGCGGagcagaaaaagaaagagaaggttATCGAG GACAAAACGTTtggtataaaaaataagaagggTGCCAAGCAACAGAAATTTATTCAGCAAGTCGAGAAGCAAGTGAAAACAGGTGGCGTAAATCCTCGCAAACTCGAAGATCCAAATACCAAGAAATTGGAGAAGGAGAAGAAGCTCAAGGAACAGAAAGAATTAGCTCTCATTTTCAAGCCTGTTCAAGCGCAGAAGATAGATAAAG gcACAGACCCAAAATCTGTTGTATGTGCATTTTTTAAACAGGGACAATGTACAAAAGGAGATAAATGTAAATTCTCACATGATTTGAGCATTGAGCGAAAAGCTGAGAAACGATCCTTATATTGTGATATGAGAGATGATGATGATAAGGAGATGGATACAATGGATAAATGGGACGAGGATAAGCTGAAAGAGGTTGTGGAAAAGAAACACGGTAGTGGCAATCGTCCAACTACTGATATT ATATGCAAGCACTTCTTGGAAGCAGTAGAGAAGTCAAAATATGGTTGGTTCTGGGAATGTCCATCTGGCCAAAAGTGCATCTACAGGCACGCATTACCTCCTGGATTTGTCCTGAAAAAAGATAAGAAGAAAGAGGACAAGAAGGATGAAATTTCCTTGGAGGATCTAATAGAAACAGAAAGAGCCAATTTAGGACCTAATCAG ACCAAGATAACACTAGAGACATTTTTGGCTTGGAAGAAAAGAAAGTTGAAAGAGAAACAGGAACAGGCAATCAAGGATgaagagaagaagagaagcgATTATAAAGCAGGTCGCCAAGTCGGTATATCAGGAAGAGAAATGTTTTACTTTAATCCGGAACTTGCAGCAGGAGATG GTATTGATGAAGGAGATGAAGCAATATCTAGTTATGCTCGCGAAGAAGACGACTCTGAAGATGTAGAGTACAGGGAACTCGATGACCGCCTGGCTTTTGAAGCTAGCGAAATCGATACCAACGGTATCACGGTGGCAACTGTAGACCGGTTAAAGGCCAGCAATGTCACTGATAACAATAAAGATACTACAg TGACTGTGGATGAGGGTGCGGTTGCGGTAGCTATCAACGAAAATCTTTTCGTGGAAGAAGACTTAGAGGGTTTGGAAGAAGAATTGGGGGACCTGGACTTGGAGGAGTAA
- the LOC105207985 gene encoding eukaryotic translation initiation factor 3 subunit E isoform X1 — protein sequence MAKFDLTSRIGQYLDRHLVFPLLEFLSAKQIYDEDELLHAKLDILSKTNMIDYTIDIRKQLYPNVEVPEEIKSRRADVLQELSVLQNNVSVVLALMNNEEVMKKMENMRDSKALNNYLTQESDFRVEMMDSFVKLAKYRYECGNYSVSTSYLYFYMLIMSPTDKNYLNVLWGKLASEILVQNWETALEDVNKLREYIDSNVIGNSLQVLQQRTWLIHWSLFVFFNHVKGRDLIIEMFLYRPHYLNAIQTMCPHILRYLAAAVIVNRSRRSILKDLVKVIQQESYTYRDPITEFLEHLYVNFDFDGARQKLQECQTVVFNDFFLIALLNEFVENARLMIFETFCRIHQCISIQMLAEKLNMKADVAECWIVNLIRNARLDAKIDSKLGHVVMGGQPASPYQQLVEKIETLSVRSEALENLIERKLKAKNQDPYQHSWNLDF from the exons ATGGCGAAATTCGACTTAACGTCTCGCATAGGTCAATACCTGGACCGCCACTTGGTGTTTCCTCTGCTGGAGTTTCTGTCGGCGAAACAG ATTTATGACGAGGACGAGCTGCTACACGCGAAACTCGACATCCTCAGCAAGACGAACATGATCGACTACACCATCGACATTAGGAAGCAGCTTTATCCTAACGTGGAAGTGCCGGAG GAAATCAAATCCAGACGCGCTGATGTGTTACAAGAGCTTAGCGTACTCCAGAATAATGTCTCTGTAGTCTTGGCTCTTATGAATAATGAGGAAGTTATGAAGAAGATGGAAAACATGCGCGATTCCAAAGCACTTAATAATTACCTCACTCAAGAATCAGAT TTTAGGGTAGAGATGATGGACAGCTTTGTGAAACTGGCTAAGTACCGCTACGAGTGTGGCAATTATTCTGTTTCTACGTCATATTTATACTTCTATATGCTGATCATGTCCCCTACAGATAAG aattatttaaatgttttatggGGAAAATTGGCATCGGAAATTCTTGTACAAAATTGGGAAACAGCATTAGAGGACGTAAATAAGTTGCGAGAATATATCGACAGTAATGTTATCGGCAATTCGCTGCAGGTATTACAACAACGTACATGGCTTATTCACTGGAGTCTATTTGTGTTCTTTAATCATGTAAAAGGAAGAGATCTCATTATCGAGATGTTCCTTTATCGACCGCA TTATTTAAATGCTATTCAAACCATGTGTCCGCATATACTTCGTTATCTGGCTGCAGCAGTTATCGTTAATCGTTCCAGGCGGTCTATTCTGAAGGATCTTGTAAAAGTGATACAGCAG gAATCTTACACTTATCGAGATCCCATTACGGAGTTTCTGGAACATTTGTACGTTAATTTTGACTTTGATGGGGCTCGGCAGAAGTTGCAAGAATGCCAGACTGTCGTCTTCAACGACTTCTTCCTAATCGCTTTACTGAATGAATTTGTAGAGAATGCAAGATTGATGATTTTCGAAACATTCTGCAGAATTCATCAATGCATCAGTATCca aatGCTTGCGGAGAAACTGAATATGAAGGCGGATGTTGCGGAGTGCTGGATTGTGAACTTGATCCGTAATGCACGTTTGGACGCTAAAATCGACAGCAAGTTGGGACACGTAGTAATGGGAGGACAGCCGGCGTCCCCGTATCAACAACTGGTTGAGAAGATTGAAACTTTGAGTGTACGAAGCGAGGCATTAGAGAACCTTATTGAGAGAAAACTAAAGGCGAAGAATCAAGACCCA TATCAACACTCGTGGAATTTGGATTTCTGA